Proteins encoded by one window of Chryseobacterium foetidum:
- a CDS encoding DMT family transporter, with protein sequence MKQQALFRLHFIVFLWGFTAILGKLITSSAPVLVFYRMLFAALFLCLYLRIFKKESIKISRKLFFQLAGIGFAMALHWYCFFYSIKVSNVSIALSCLSLSTLFASIMEPVIFKRKIDLTEVIMGTVIVACILLIFKTEFQYKEGIFYGILCAVFGTIFSVFNGKMFGKTSSGNIIFYEIFSGWFILMVIYLFTGQFFTLNEINYRDIALIILLASGFTAFPMLESVKLMKYISPFTLILTVNLEPVYGIILAFFIFGESEHMSSVFYVASLVMILAIVVNGFIKAKKQKQLK encoded by the coding sequence ATGAAGCAACAGGCGCTTTTCAGACTGCATTTTATCGTTTTTCTATGGGGTTTTACAGCGATTTTAGGAAAACTGATTACTTCGTCTGCTCCCGTGCTTGTTTTTTACAGAATGCTTTTTGCTGCCCTGTTTTTGTGCTTATATTTAAGAATATTTAAAAAGGAAAGCATTAAAATTTCCAGAAAACTCTTTTTTCAGCTTGCGGGAATTGGTTTTGCGATGGCGCTGCACTGGTACTGTTTCTTTTATTCCATTAAAGTTTCCAATGTTTCTATTGCTTTAAGCTGTCTGTCATTGTCTACATTATTTGCTTCTATCATGGAACCGGTTATTTTTAAAAGGAAAATCGATCTGACCGAAGTAATCATGGGAACGGTGATTGTCGCCTGTATTCTTTTAATTTTTAAAACTGAATTTCAATACAAGGAAGGGATTTTCTACGGAATTTTATGTGCGGTGTTCGGAACTATATTTTCGGTTTTTAATGGAAAAATGTTTGGAAAAACCAGCTCGGGAAACATTATTTTTTACGAAATTTTCTCAGGATGGTTTATTTTAATGGTCATTTATCTTTTCACAGGTCAATTTTTTACTTTAAATGAAATAAATTATCGCGATATTGCGTTAATAATCTTGCTGGCAAGCGGGTTCACGGCCTTTCCAATGCTTGAATCTGTAAAGCTGATGAAATATATTTCGCCTTTTACCCTAATTTTAACAGTAAATTTAGAACCAGTCTACGGAATTATATTAGCTTTTTTTATCTTTGGAGAATCAGAACACATGAGTTCAGTATTTTACGTGGCCTCACTGGTAATGATTTTAGCCATTGTAGTGAACGGTTTTATAAAAGCAAAAAAACAAAAACAACTCAAATAA
- a CDS encoding VanZ family protein: MRRYFVVFISLYTIFLLYMMFFASGREASEVSYLQMRPFITIQHFFTDDVDSEAFLVNIIGNVFVFSPFGWLGLCVRRFNSLVPITGFFLVVITIIESIQYISGRGVADIDDVFLNTLGMCIGFILFKYATWKNIANIRFHFELLEDRKSLKTA; encoded by the coding sequence ATGAGAAGATATTTTGTGGTTTTTATCAGCCTTTATACAATTTTTTTACTTTATATGATGTTTTTTGCTTCGGGAAGAGAAGCTTCAGAGGTATCGTATTTACAGATGCGACCGTTTATTACAATCCAGCATTTTTTTACAGATGACGTAGACAGCGAAGCATTTTTAGTCAATATTATAGGAAATGTTTTTGTTTTCAGCCCTTTTGGATGGTTAGGATTATGTGTCAGAAGATTCAACTCTCTGGTACCTATTACAGGATTTTTTTTGGTGGTGATCACCATAATTGAATCAATTCAGTATATTTCCGGAAGAGGTGTTGCAGACATTGATGATGTATTTCTTAATACGTTAGGAATGTGTATAGGATTTATCCTTTTTAAATACGCGACGTGGAAAAATATTGCCAACATCAGGTTTCACTTCGAACTTCTGGAAGACAGAAAGTCACTTAAAACGGCTTAA
- the uvrC gene encoding excinuclease ABC subunit UvrC — protein sequence MNPSLELQLKTLPSEPGVYRYYDKNENLLYVGKAKNLKKRVLSYFNKTLSGYRTRIMVGKINRLETTIVNSEYDALLLENNLIKEHQPFYNIMLKDDKTYPWICIKNENFPRIFLTRTKIKDGSEYYGPYAKVRPAKILLDTIKHIYKLRTCNLNLAPSKIDEGKYKVCLEYHIKNCEGPCEGLESKQDYDEKIDAIRGIVKGDFRRAREYLVNQMTKYASNLQFENAQLIKERLHILEDYQSKHTVVNPNIDDVDVFAMTSDETAAYVNYFKIRNGNIIQSFTTEIKKMLEETDEEIMEEALIEIRQKFDSDSKEVLLPFHLSVEIPNVKLIVPKVGDKKRIVELSEKNAKEYRIEKLKQVQIVDPERHSNRIMAEMQKLLRMPVEPRHIEGFDNSNIQGTNPVSACVVFKNGKASKADYRIFHPKTVVGPDDFKTMEEVIYRRYKRMLDEGETLPQLILIDGGKGQLSSAVKSLKLLGLYGKITIVGIAKRLEEIFFPEDPIPLYLDKKSETLKILQQVRDEAHRFGVRHHRTRRKNSTIKTELEEIPGVGEKTIELLLSKLKSVKRIKEANLETLEEILGKTKAKVVWEYFNDNPEI from the coding sequence ATGAATCCTTCTTTAGAATTACAGCTTAAAACTTTACCATCAGAGCCCGGCGTTTATCGGTATTACGATAAAAACGAAAATCTTCTGTATGTAGGTAAAGCAAAAAATCTGAAGAAAAGAGTCCTTTCCTATTTCAACAAAACACTTTCAGGATACCGCACCAGAATCATGGTCGGGAAGATTAACCGTCTGGAAACCACGATCGTAAACAGCGAATACGATGCACTTTTACTGGAAAATAATCTGATAAAGGAACATCAGCCGTTTTACAACATCATGTTGAAAGACGACAAAACATACCCGTGGATCTGTATTAAAAATGAAAATTTCCCAAGGATTTTTCTCACCAGAACCAAAATAAAAGACGGCTCAGAATACTATGGACCCTATGCCAAGGTGCGTCCCGCAAAGATTTTGTTGGATACGATTAAGCATATTTATAAATTAAGAACCTGCAATTTAAATTTAGCTCCTTCTAAAATTGATGAGGGCAAATACAAAGTCTGTCTCGAATACCATATCAAAAACTGCGAAGGCCCGTGTGAAGGACTGGAAAGCAAGCAGGATTACGATGAAAAAATAGATGCCATCCGTGGAATTGTAAAGGGAGATTTCCGCCGTGCGAGGGAATATCTGGTGAATCAGATGACAAAATATGCGTCAAATCTTCAGTTTGAAAATGCTCAGCTGATCAAGGAAAGACTTCATATTCTTGAAGATTATCAGTCGAAACACACGGTTGTAAATCCGAATATTGATGATGTGGATGTTTTTGCGATGACCAGTGATGAAACGGCAGCTTACGTGAATTATTTCAAAATAAGAAACGGAAATATCATCCAGAGTTTCACCACCGAAATCAAGAAAATGCTCGAGGAAACGGATGAGGAAATTATGGAAGAAGCTTTGATTGAAATCCGCCAGAAGTTTGATTCTGATTCAAAAGAAGTGTTGCTTCCGTTCCATTTATCTGTTGAAATCCCGAATGTAAAACTGATTGTTCCGAAAGTCGGCGATAAAAAAAGAATCGTTGAACTTTCAGAGAAAAATGCAAAAGAATACAGAATTGAAAAATTGAAACAGGTTCAGATTGTCGATCCTGAAAGACATTCCAACAGGATTATGGCTGAAATGCAGAAGCTGCTGAGAATGCCCGTTGAGCCAAGACATATCGAAGGTTTTGACAACTCCAATATTCAGGGAACCAATCCGGTTTCGGCGTGCGTGGTTTTTAAAAATGGGAAAGCCAGCAAAGCTGATTACAGAATTTTCCATCCCAAAACTGTTGTTGGCCCTGATGATTTTAAAACCATGGAAGAAGTCATCTACCGCCGCTACAAAAGAATGCTGGATGAGGGCGAAACTTTACCACAGTTAATCCTGATTGACGGTGGAAAAGGTCAGCTTTCTTCCGCTGTGAAAAGTTTAAAACTTCTTGGGCTTTACGGCAAAATTACCATCGTCGGGATTGCGAAAAGGCTTGAAGAAATTTTCTTCCCTGAAGATCCTATTCCCTTATATTTGGATAAAAAATCTGAGACGCTGAAAATTTTACAGCAGGTGCGTGATGAGGCTCACCGTTTTGGCGTAAGACATCACCGTACAAGACGAAAAAATTCAACTATAAAAACGGAACTGGAAGAAATCCCCGGCGTTGGAGAAAAAACTATTGAACTGCTTTTATCAAAACTGAAATCCGTCAAGAGAATTAAAGAAGCTAATCTTGAGACTTTGGAGGAAATTTTAGGGAAAACCAAGGCAAAGGTTGTCTGGGAATATTTTAATGACAACCCGGAAATATAA
- a CDS encoding sigma 54-interacting transcriptional regulator, with translation MTSKPEINTLGELKASGYTVKSIKNELRDNLKKKILNKENVFEGIFGYENTVIPQLEQAILSKHNINLLGLRGQAKTRLARMMTKLLDEWIPFVAGSEINDDPLNPISRFAKELIKSEGDNTPIEWLHRDERFFEKLATPDVTVADLIGDVDPIKAANLKLSYADDRVIHFGMIPRANRSIFVINELPDLQARIQVSLFNILQEGDVQIRGFKVRMPLDIQFVFTANPEDYTNRGSIVTPLKDRIGSQILTHYPENIQTAKEITKYESSLDDRQNETVYVPELAKDLLEQINFEARESEYVDAKSGVSARMSITAFENLLSTAERRALITGDEKTSVRLSDFVGIIPAITGKVELVYEGEQEGAEAIAELLIDNAVRTLFGVLFPKIEKLQKKDAATPYDSIIEWFLDDKGFLEITDNSSDENFTKQLNLITPLDDLINEFRPETDEKDHLFLKEFILWGLAVSKKLNKERFRTGVFFS, from the coding sequence ATGACATCAAAACCGGAAATAAATACTTTAGGTGAATTAAAAGCATCAGGCTATACCGTAAAAAGTATCAAAAATGAATTAAGAGATAATTTAAAAAAGAAAATACTCAATAAAGAAAATGTTTTTGAAGGTATTTTCGGATATGAAAATACTGTGATTCCTCAACTGGAGCAGGCAATTTTAAGCAAACATAATATCAATCTTTTAGGTTTGAGAGGTCAGGCGAAAACCAGATTGGCGAGAATGATGACCAAACTTTTAGACGAATGGATTCCGTTCGTGGCAGGAAGTGAAATCAATGATGATCCCTTAAATCCGATCTCAAGATTTGCTAAAGAGTTAATTAAATCTGAAGGCGACAACACACCCATTGAATGGCTTCACCGCGATGAAAGATTTTTCGAAAAACTGGCTACGCCGGATGTTACAGTTGCAGATTTGATTGGTGATGTAGATCCTATTAAAGCTGCCAATTTAAAACTGTCTTATGCGGACGACCGAGTGATTCATTTCGGAATGATCCCCAGAGCCAACAGAAGTATTTTTGTGATCAACGAGCTTCCCGATCTTCAGGCAAGAATTCAGGTTTCTCTGTTTAATATTCTGCAGGAAGGCGATGTTCAGATCAGAGGATTTAAGGTGAGAATGCCTTTGGATATTCAGTTTGTATTTACGGCAAATCCTGAAGATTATACCAATAGAGGAAGTATCGTTACGCCTTTAAAAGACCGAATTGGTTCTCAGATTTTAACGCATTATCCTGAAAATATTCAGACGGCAAAAGAGATTACGAAATATGAATCTTCGCTTGATGACCGTCAGAATGAAACTGTCTACGTTCCTGAATTGGCTAAAGATCTGCTTGAACAGATTAATTTTGAAGCAAGGGAAAGCGAATATGTTGATGCTAAAAGTGGCGTAAGTGCGAGAATGAGCATCACGGCTTTCGAAAACTTATTGAGTACGGCTGAAAGAAGAGCTTTGATTACGGGTGATGAAAAAACATCTGTGCGATTGAGCGATTTTGTAGGAATTATTCCCGCCATTACCGGAAAAGTGGAATTGGTTTACGAAGGCGAACAGGAAGGTGCTGAAGCCATCGCTGAGTTACTGATCGACAACGCAGTCCGCACTTTATTTGGAGTACTGTTTCCGAAAATTGAGAAGCTGCAGAAAAAAGATGCTGCAACGCCTTATGACAGTATTATCGAATGGTTTTTGGATGATAAAGGTTTTCTTGAAATTACCGACAATTCATCGGACGAAAATTTCACAAAACAGCTTAATCTCATCACCCCTTTGGATGATTTAATTAATGAGTTCAGACCCGAAACAGATGAGAAAGACCATCTTTTCCTGAAAGAGTTCATACTTTGGGGCTTGGCAGTGAGCAAGAAACTGAATAAAGAAAGATTCAGAACGGGAGTTTTCTTCTCGTAA
- the hutH gene encoding histidine ammonia-lyase: MIYGIDTFSFHDVLEICKTPNKAQLTQEAKDQIIKSQNNVKQIVESDRTVYGINTGFGPLCDVKISEEETAQLQYNLIISHAVGVGKPIDKEFSKIMMIAKVHALSKGFSGVSLEVIERFILMLEKDIIPVVPEQGSVGASGDLAPLSHLVLPLLGLGQVWVGNEIFETAEILEKNNIEPLVLGPKEGLGLINGTQFILAHAIKGLEKFEYLLDLADMTAAMSLEAYRGSASPFKKELHDIRPFEGSKKVAARMLKFLKNSDNLKAHEYCDRVQDPYSMRCVPQVHGASRNAFEHLKLLTETELNSVTDNPIVLSAEESISGGNFHGQLLAMPLDYATLAAAELGNISDRRSYLLLEGKYGLPRLLTESSGLNSGFMIPQYTGAALVTENKTLCFPASADSIPTSLGQEDHVSMGSISGRKFNQVLGNLVNILAVELMFAAQGLEFRRPAKCSKIIEENHAILRSKVAKLEDDRLIGKDMLAIAELINERKFVVNF, from the coding sequence ATGATATACGGTATAGATACTTTCAGTTTCCATGATGTTCTGGAAATCTGCAAGACCCCAAATAAAGCACAGCTTACTCAGGAAGCGAAAGATCAGATTATAAAATCTCAGAATAATGTAAAGCAGATTGTAGAATCAGACAGAACTGTATATGGGATTAATACAGGCTTCGGGCCACTTTGTGATGTGAAAATTTCTGAGGAAGAAACAGCTCAGCTTCAGTATAATCTTATTATTTCTCACGCGGTAGGAGTGGGAAAGCCTATAGATAAAGAATTTTCAAAAATCATGATGATTGCGAAAGTTCATGCGCTGTCGAAAGGTTTTTCGGGAGTTTCTCTTGAAGTGATTGAAAGATTTATTCTGATGTTGGAAAAAGACATTATTCCTGTTGTTCCGGAGCAGGGTTCTGTAGGGGCATCCGGCGATTTGGCACCACTTTCACATCTGGTTTTACCACTTTTAGGCCTCGGACAGGTTTGGGTAGGAAACGAAATCTTCGAAACTGCTGAAATTTTAGAGAAAAACAATATTGAACCATTGGTTTTAGGGCCAAAAGAAGGTTTGGGATTAATCAACGGAACTCAGTTTATTCTGGCTCACGCCATTAAAGGTTTAGAGAAATTTGAATACCTTTTGGATTTAGCAGATATGACCGCTGCAATGAGTCTGGAAGCGTACAGAGGTTCTGCAAGTCCGTTTAAAAAAGAACTTCACGACATCAGACCTTTTGAAGGAAGCAAAAAAGTGGCGGCAAGAATGCTGAAATTTTTAAAGAATTCAGACAACCTGAAAGCGCATGAATACTGCGACAGAGTGCAGGATCCATATTCGATGAGATGTGTTCCTCAGGTGCATGGAGCGAGCAGAAATGCTTTCGAACATTTAAAATTACTTACCGAAACAGAATTGAATTCTGTGACCGACAATCCGATTGTTTTGAGTGCCGAAGAATCTATTTCCGGTGGAAATTTCCACGGACAGTTGCTTGCGATGCCTCTCGATTACGCAACTTTGGCGGCGGCTGAGCTGGGAAATATTTCAGACAGAAGAAGTTATCTTTTGCTGGAAGGAAAATATGGTTTGCCAAGATTATTAACTGAAAGTTCAGGTTTAAATTCTGGTTTTATGATCCCGCAATACACTGGTGCGGCTTTGGTAACCGAGAACAAAACGCTTTGTTTCCCTGCGTCGGCAGATTCTATTCCTACAAGTTTGGGTCAGGAAGATCATGTCTCGATGGGAAGTATTTCGGGAAGAAAATTCAATCAGGTTTTAGGGAATTTGGTTAATATTTTAGCGGTTGAACTGATGTTTGCTGCACAGGGATTAGAATTCAGAAGACCTGCAAAATGCTCAAAAATTATTGAAGAAAACCACGCCATTCTCCGTTCAAAGGTTGCCAAACTGGAAGATGACAGACTAATTGGGAAAGATATGCTGGCAATAGCTGAATTGATTAATGAGAGAAAGTTTGTGGTGAATTTTTAA
- a CDS encoding putative type IX sorting system protein PorV2, with translation MMKKYFLLVFSLAFGISQAQIVRKYSNEFLNIGAGARGLGMGGAVISNQDDVYSPMWNPAGLLGIQKDWQGAAMHAEYFESIAKYDYLAYAKVLENGVFGVSVVRLGVDNILNTTQLIDAEGNIDYDKITQFSQSDYAGILSYAFRPGGSENLDVGVNAKIVYRNVGKFASGYGFGFDVGAIYKLDSGYKIGAMLRDATTTVNFWNVNQNELSTVVNGEEFNPAPTDKMELTMPKLNMGVSKNFAINSSMYVLPEAGINVDFAKTAALLSTDFASITPYAGAEFGYQKMIFVRLGVNRFQSITDIEDLSRKVSFQPSAGIGIRYRGLTLDYAISNSGIGASNFYSNFFSLKLDIGEFRND, from the coding sequence ATGATGAAAAAATATTTTTTACTGGTTTTCTCATTGGCATTTGGGATTTCTCAGGCACAGATTGTAAGAAAATATTCCAACGAATTCCTTAATATCGGCGCAGGTGCGAGAGGTTTAGGGATGGGTGGAGCCGTAATTTCCAATCAGGACGACGTCTATTCACCGATGTGGAATCCCGCAGGACTTTTGGGTATTCAGAAAGACTGGCAGGGAGCAGCGATGCACGCAGAATATTTCGAATCGATAGCGAAATATGATTATTTAGCGTATGCTAAAGTTTTAGAAAACGGCGTTTTCGGAGTTTCAGTGGTAAGATTAGGGGTTGATAATATTTTAAACACAACTCAGTTAATCGACGCTGAAGGAAATATTGACTATGATAAAATCACGCAGTTTTCGCAGTCAGATTACGCGGGAATTTTATCCTATGCTTTCCGTCCGGGAGGAAGTGAAAATCTTGACGTCGGTGTGAATGCGAAAATCGTTTACAGAAATGTTGGAAAATTTGCCAGCGGATACGGTTTCGGGTTTGATGTGGGAGCGATTTACAAATTAGACAGCGGTTACAAAATCGGTGCGATGTTGAGGGATGCGACTACAACAGTTAACTTTTGGAATGTCAATCAAAACGAATTGTCAACAGTGGTGAATGGGGAAGAATTTAACCCTGCACCCACTGATAAAATGGAATTAACGATGCCTAAACTAAACATGGGTGTCAGCAAAAATTTTGCGATTAACAGTTCGATGTATGTTCTACCGGAAGCTGGAATCAATGTAGATTTTGCCAAGACAGCAGCTTTGCTTTCAACAGATTTTGCGAGTATTACACCTTATGCCGGAGCAGAATTTGGTTACCAGAAAATGATTTTCGTTCGTTTGGGGGTCAACAGATTCCAGTCGATTACAGATATCGAAGATTTGAGCAGAAAAGTTTCATTCCAGCCGAGTGCGGGTATCGGTATTCGCTACAGAGGTTTAACTTTAGATTATGCCATCAGCAACTCAGGAATCGGAGCGTCTAATTTTTATTCAAACTTTTTTTCTCTGAAGCTCGACATCGGAGAATTTAGAAATGATTAG
- a CDS encoding GLPGLI family protein, translating into MKLFFFLLFPMVFLSGQNFTVIYELKYKPQIGKDFITENFYLDVDKNLSVFRSEYNRESDSLVNKTGFGYGSKPTYNNQFDVLKNSDENTVFKMVTAPMFVDVYFIKPDLYTWNISSEKMIIANLECQKADTDYGGRKWTAWFTSSIPLSDGPYIFGQLPGLIVKISDENSDFVFDLVKVKQNKTTPPYVKKKGKEISWDDFKKLQKNYYDQPFSELRSRNIPMGKDDGNGNTKRLNETEMKQMENRMRKQIKDEYNPLELNYKVDYDGKGER; encoded by the coding sequence ATGAAATTATTTTTCTTTTTACTGTTCCCAATGGTGTTTCTTTCAGGTCAAAACTTCACAGTTATTTATGAGTTAAAATATAAACCTCAAATCGGTAAAGATTTCATCACTGAAAATTTTTATTTAGATGTAGACAAGAATCTCTCTGTATTCAGATCTGAGTACAACAGAGAGTCAGATTCTTTAGTAAATAAAACAGGTTTCGGATATGGTTCTAAACCAACATATAATAATCAATTTGATGTGTTGAAGAATTCAGATGAAAATACAGTTTTTAAAATGGTAACTGCTCCCATGTTTGTTGATGTATATTTCATAAAACCTGATCTGTATACATGGAATATTTCTTCTGAAAAAATGATTATTGCAAATTTGGAATGCCAAAAAGCAGATACTGATTATGGTGGAAGAAAATGGACAGCTTGGTTTACTTCAAGTATTCCGTTGTCTGATGGGCCATATATTTTCGGTCAGTTACCGGGTTTAATTGTGAAAATTTCAGATGAGAATAGTGATTTTGTTTTTGATTTGGTAAAAGTGAAACAAAATAAAACTACTCCACCTTATGTCAAGAAAAAGGGAAAAGAAATTTCGTGGGATGATTTTAAAAAACTTCAGAAAAATTATTATGATCAACCATTTTCAGAGTTAAGAAGCAGGAATATTCCTATGGGTAAGGATGATGGAAACGGAAATACCAAGAGGTTAAATGAAACTGAAATGAAACAGATGGAAAACAGGATGCGAAAGCAGATTAAGGATGAGTATAATCCTTTAGAGCTTAATTACAAGGTAGATTATGATGGAAAAGGAGAGCGCTGA
- a CDS encoding DUF2059 domain-containing protein: MKKITISCALMLGIFAFGQNSKEVKVRELMTLTGAGNLGVDASKRIADAFKEVYPNISEEFWNEFAKEIKASDLEDLIVPIYLKYYSEDDLNNLILFYKTPIGKKVIASTPLTMKESSEAGMKWGKEIGQKILKKLEAEDSSVRVELPPPPMKMLSK; the protein is encoded by the coding sequence ATGAAAAAAATTACTATTAGTTGCGCCTTAATGCTTGGGATTTTTGCCTTTGGTCAGAATTCAAAGGAAGTGAAAGTAAGGGAATTGATGACATTGACGGGAGCCGGAAATCTTGGTGTTGATGCTTCAAAAAGAATTGCCGATGCTTTCAAAGAAGTTTATCCTAATATTTCTGAAGAATTTTGGAATGAGTTTGCAAAAGAAATAAAAGCATCAGATTTGGAAGATCTAATTGTTCCAATTTATTTAAAATACTATTCAGAAGATGATTTAAACAATCTTATTTTATTTTACAAAACGCCAATTGGTAAGAAAGTAATAGCGTCTACACCCTTAACAATGAAAGAAAGCAGTGAGGCTGGAATGAAATGGGGCAAAGAAATAGGACAAAAGATTCTAAAAAAATTAGAAGCTGAAGATTCTTCAGTCAGAGTTGAATTGCCACCTCCACCAATGAAAATGCTTTCAAAATGA
- a CDS encoding acyl-CoA carboxylase subunit beta — MDLEFNKREDQNKLKLSEINRIFKEIKKGGGEKRLQKLRDEGKMTARERIEYLLDKDSDSIEIGGFAGYEMYEEHGGCPSGGVVVMMGYVSGKQCLVVANDASVKAGAWFPITGKKNLRAQEIAMENRLPIIYLVDSAGVYLPMQDEIFPDKEMFGRIFRNNAKMSAAGIIQISAVMGSCVAGGAYLPIMSDEAMIVDKTGSIFLAGSYLVKAAIGETIDNETLGGATTHCSISGVTDYKAKDDKDALDRIKNIMKSVGSYDKAGFDRIESAPPKEKPENIFGIMPVSRADQYDTLDIIKCIVDNSEFEEYKPDYGKTIICATARVDGWSVGIVANQRKLVKSGKGEMQFGGVIYSDSADKATRFIANCNQRKIPLIFLQDVTGFMVGSKSEHGGIIKDGAKMVNAVSNSVVPKFTIITGNSYGAGNYAMCGKAYDPRLIVAWPWADLAVMGGSQAAKVLAQIQESTLKKQGKEITEEEHKEILDSITKKYQKQTEATYAASRLWTDAIINPVDTRKWISMGIEAADHSPITEKFNLGVIQV; from the coding sequence ATGGATTTAGAATTCAATAAAAGAGAAGATCAAAATAAACTCAAACTTTCTGAAATCAACAGGATTTTTAAAGAAATAAAAAAAGGTGGCGGCGAAAAACGACTGCAGAAGTTACGTGATGAAGGAAAAATGACTGCCAGAGAAAGAATTGAATATCTTCTGGATAAAGATTCAGATTCAATAGAAATAGGTGGTTTTGCCGGATATGAAATGTACGAAGAGCACGGCGGATGCCCAAGTGGCGGTGTCGTTGTGATGATGGGTTATGTTTCGGGGAAACAGTGTCTGGTTGTTGCCAATGATGCCTCTGTGAAAGCCGGAGCATGGTTTCCAATCACAGGAAAGAAAAACCTGAGAGCTCAGGAAATAGCCATGGAAAACAGACTTCCAATCATTTATCTGGTAGATTCTGCAGGAGTTTACCTTCCGATGCAGGATGAGATTTTCCCTGATAAGGAGATGTTTGGAAGGATTTTCAGAAATAATGCCAAAATGAGTGCTGCCGGAATCATCCAGATTTCTGCAGTGATGGGAAGCTGCGTTGCCGGTGGTGCGTACCTGCCGATTATGAGCGACGAAGCGATGATTGTAGACAAAACAGGTTCTATTTTCCTTGCAGGAAGCTATCTTGTAAAAGCTGCTATTGGCGAAACTATTGATAACGAAACTTTGGGCGGAGCAACAACGCACTGCTCAATTTCGGGAGTGACCGATTACAAAGCTAAAGACGATAAAGATGCTTTAGACAGAATTAAAAACATTATGAAATCTGTCGGAAGCTATGACAAAGCAGGTTTCGACAGAATAGAAAGTGCTCCACCAAAAGAAAAACCGGAGAATATTTTCGGAATTATGCCCGTTTCGAGAGCAGACCAATACGATACTTTAGACATCATCAAATGTATTGTAGATAATTCTGAATTTGAAGAATACAAACCAGACTACGGAAAAACCATCATCTGTGCAACTGCAAGAGTCGACGGCTGGTCTGTAGGAATCGTTGCCAACCAGAGAAAACTGGTAAAGAGCGGTAAAGGTGAAATGCAGTTTGGAGGCGTTATTTATTCAGACTCTGCAGATAAAGCAACAAGATTTATTGCGAACTGCAACCAGAGAAAAATTCCTTTGATCTTTTTACAGGACGTAACAGGATTTATGGTCGGTTCAAAATCGGAACATGGCGGAATCATTAAAGACGGAGCAAAAATGGTGAACGCGGTTTCCAATTCCGTAGTTCCAAAATTCACGATTATTACAGGAAATTCTTACGGTGCAGGAAATTATGCAATGTGCGGAAAAGCGTACGACCCAAGATTAATTGTGGCTTGGCCATGGGCAGATCTTGCAGTGATGGGCGGTTCTCAGGCCGCAAAAGTTTTAGCACAGATTCAGGAATCTACTCTGAAAAAACAGGGAAAAGAAATTACAGAAGAAGAACACAAAGAAATTCTTGATTCTATTACAAAAAAATATCAGAAACAGACTGAAGCAACTTATGCGGCTTCAAGATTGTGGACGGATGCTATTATCAATCCTGTCGACACCAGAAAATGGATTTCTATGGGAATTGAAGCGGCAGATCATTCCCCGATTACAGAAAAATTCAATCTTGGAGTAATTCAGGTTTGA